One stretch of Caldinitratiruptor microaerophilus DNA includes these proteins:
- a CDS encoding phosphopentomutase: protein MARVDRVVLIVLDSVGIGALPDAGEYGDEGANTLGNLARRLGGLDLPNLGRLGLGNLLDLPGVPPVGAGAAGAYGRMALRSVGKDTMTGHWELAGIDIREPFRTYPDGFPPEVIAEFTRRAGVVGVLGNKVASGTEIIAELGEEHMRTGWPIVYTSADSVFQVAAHEDVIPVERLYEICRAAREILHGEHRVGRVIARPFVGVPGAFRRTERRKDFAIPPPPMLLDFLREAGRTVWAVGKIHDIYSGHGIDRSQKTRDNAHGLQTIEAFMADGAADFIFANLVDFDMLYGHRRDPEGYAAALREVDAFLPRLLARLGDRSVLVLTADHGNDPTFRGTDHTREYVPLLVTGRPVRPGVDIGTRPTLADLGATVAELLGAPYRGIGESFAGRILRPDGP, encoded by the coding sequence GTGGCACGCGTGGACCGAGTGGTGCTGATCGTGCTCGACAGCGTGGGCATCGGCGCCCTTCCGGACGCCGGGGAGTACGGCGACGAGGGCGCCAACACGCTGGGCAACCTGGCCCGCCGCCTGGGCGGCCTGGATCTGCCGAACCTGGGCCGGCTCGGCCTGGGGAACCTGCTGGACCTGCCCGGCGTGCCGCCGGTCGGCGCCGGGGCCGCGGGGGCCTACGGGCGCATGGCCCTGCGCAGCGTTGGTAAGGACACGATGACCGGGCACTGGGAGCTGGCGGGCATCGACATCCGGGAACCGTTCCGGACCTATCCCGACGGATTCCCCCCGGAGGTCATCGCCGAGTTCACCCGCCGGGCCGGGGTGGTCGGCGTGCTCGGGAACAAGGTGGCCTCCGGCACCGAGATCATCGCCGAACTCGGCGAGGAGCACATGCGCACGGGCTGGCCCATCGTGTACACGTCGGCCGACAGCGTGTTCCAGGTCGCCGCCCACGAGGACGTGATCCCGGTCGAACGCCTGTACGAGATCTGCCGGGCCGCCCGGGAGATCCTCCACGGCGAGCACCGCGTGGGGCGCGTCATCGCCCGCCCGTTCGTGGGCGTGCCGGGCGCCTTCCGGCGCACCGAGCGGCGCAAGGACTTCGCCATCCCGCCGCCCCCCATGCTCCTCGACTTCCTGCGCGAGGCGGGCCGAACGGTCTGGGCGGTCGGCAAGATCCACGACATCTACAGCGGACACGGGATCGACCGCAGCCAGAAGACCCGGGACAACGCACACGGCCTTCAGACCATCGAAGCCTTCATGGCCGACGGGGCCGCGGACTTCATCTTCGCCAACCTGGTCGACTTCGACATGCTCTACGGCCACCGCCGCGACCCCGAGGGGTACGCCGCGGCCCTGCGGGAGGTGGACGCCTTCCTGCCCCGGCTGCTGGCGCGCCTCGGGGACCGCTCGGTCCTCGTCCTGACCGCCGACCACGGCAACGACCCCACGTTCCGGGGCACGGACCACACGCGGGAGTACGTCCCGCTCCTCGTCACCGGCCGGCCGGTCCGGCCCGGGGTGGACATCGGCACCCGTCCCACCCTCGCCGACCTGGGGGCCACCGTGGCCGAGCTCCTGGGGGCGCCCTACCGGGGAATCGGCGAGAGCTTCGCCGGCCGGATCCTGCGCCCGGACGGCCCGTGA
- a CDS encoding D-alanyl-D-alanine carboxypeptidase family protein → MHRRKDAVGLSALVLPLVLVAAWLVLPARARGQEMGQAPTGPAGAAMPALELETPSAVLMDVRSGAVLFAKGAHERRHPASVTKIMTLLVAYDALAEGRIRLTDEVVTSEEASRLGGTTAFLEAGEPQPVSQLLRAIAVGSANDAAVAIAERVAGSHQGFVALMNARARELGLQNTHFANATGFDAPDHYTSAYDVAVMSRHLVQTYPEVLKLTKIFLDYMDHPDGRRTELLNRNRLVRFYDWVDGLKTGWTNLSGYSIAATGMRDGTRLIAVLLGSPSARVRQAEALKLLEYGFANYRTVALAAAGTELGRVPVARGAEASVAAVPREDLAVTLPRSQRKRPELRVSLVERIKAPVSRGQVLGTATAVLDGQEVARVELVARDPVPRITAWEAVRRAFGAVFFLR, encoded by the coding sequence GTGCACAGGCGCAAAGACGCGGTAGGGCTGTCGGCCCTCGTGCTGCCCCTCGTCCTGGTCGCCGCGTGGCTCGTGCTCCCGGCGCGGGCGCGCGGGCAGGAGATGGGGCAGGCGCCGACCGGCCCGGCGGGCGCGGCCATGCCCGCTCTCGAGCTCGAAACGCCCTCGGCTGTCCTCATGGACGTGCGCAGCGGCGCGGTCCTCTTCGCCAAGGGCGCCCACGAGCGGCGGCATCCGGCCAGCGTGACGAAGATCATGACCCTCCTGGTCGCCTACGATGCCCTGGCGGAGGGCCGCATCCGCCTCACCGACGAGGTGGTCACGTCGGAGGAGGCGTCCCGCCTGGGGGGCACGACCGCGTTCCTGGAGGCCGGCGAGCCACAGCCCGTCTCGCAGCTGCTCAGGGCGATCGCGGTCGGCTCCGCCAACGACGCGGCGGTGGCCATCGCCGAACGGGTCGCGGGCTCCCACCAGGGCTTCGTCGCCCTCATGAACGCCAGGGCGAGGGAGCTCGGGCTCCAGAACACGCACTTCGCCAACGCCACGGGGTTCGACGCACCGGACCACTACACCAGCGCCTACGACGTCGCGGTCATGTCGCGTCACCTCGTGCAGACGTACCCGGAAGTGCTGAAGCTCACGAAGATCTTCCTGGACTACATGGACCACCCCGATGGCCGGCGCACCGAGCTCCTGAACCGGAACCGGCTCGTGCGCTTCTACGACTGGGTCGACGGGCTGAAGACCGGGTGGACGAACCTGTCGGGGTACAGCATCGCCGCCACCGGCATGCGGGACGGCACACGGCTCATCGCCGTGCTGCTGGGTTCGCCGTCGGCCAGGGTCCGGCAGGCGGAGGCGCTCAAGCTCCTGGAGTACGGTTTCGCCAACTACCGGACGGTCGCCCTCGCCGCGGCGGGCACCGAGCTGGGACGGGTCCCGGTCGCCCGCGGGGCCGAGGCCAGCGTGGCGGCGGTCCCCCGGGAGGACCTGGCCGTCACCCTCCCCCGATCCCAGCGGAAGCGGCCCGAGCTGCGGGTCTCGCTCGTGGAGCGAATCAAGGCCCCGGTCAGCCGGGGCCAGGTGCTGGGGACGGCCACCGCGGTGCTGGACGGCCAGGAAGTCGCCCGGGTGGAACTCGTCGCCCGTGACCCGGTGCCCCGGATCACGGCCTGGGAGGCCGTGCGGCGGGCGTTCGGGGCGGTGTTCTTCCTGCGCTGA
- a CDS encoding STAS domain-containing protein: MKLDLEVQGPNLVAHVSGDLDVMTAEAFRRQVDLALSRYRPRHLYVDMAGVTFVDSSGLGAILGRYKRVRQMGGRMVLKNPPAAIQPVLELAGLFRLMEVVQEMDPARSGGGSTARRREE, from the coding sequence GTGAAGCTGGATCTGGAGGTGCAGGGACCGAACCTCGTCGCGCACGTGTCCGGGGACCTGGACGTGATGACGGCGGAAGCCTTCCGGCGTCAGGTGGATCTCGCCCTGAGCCGCTACCGTCCGCGCCACCTCTACGTCGACATGGCGGGGGTGACCTTCGTCGACTCCTCCGGGCTGGGGGCGATCCTCGGCCGGTACAAGCGCGTCCGGCAGATGGGAGGGCGGATGGTGCTGAAGAACCCCCCCGCGGCCATCCAGCCCGTCCTCGAGCTCGCCGGCCTCTTCCGGCTCATGGAGGTCGTGCAGGAGATGGACCCCGCCCGTTCGGGTGGCGGGTCCACCGCACGGCGGCGGGAGGAATGA
- the spoIIAB gene encoding anti-sigma F factor has protein sequence MVDENRVVLELPSRPENVSIARLVVAQMAAQLQFTVAEVEEVKVAVSEAVTNAIVHGYRGRAGIVRVEVCARPGELEIAVSDQGVGIEDIDLARQPAWSTDPERMGLGFVFMENFMDSVEVESRPGHGTRVVMRKRVGSGYGSAAASGGAV, from the coding sequence ATGGTGGACGAGAACCGGGTGGTCCTGGAGCTGCCGAGCCGGCCGGAGAACGTGAGCATCGCTCGCCTCGTGGTTGCCCAGATGGCCGCCCAGCTGCAGTTCACCGTCGCCGAGGTCGAGGAGGTCAAGGTGGCGGTCTCGGAGGCCGTGACGAATGCCATCGTGCACGGCTACCGGGGTCGCGCGGGGATCGTGCGGGTCGAGGTGTGCGCGCGGCCCGGCGAACTCGAGATCGCCGTCTCGGACCAGGGGGTTGGAATCGAGGACATCGACCTGGCCCGGCAGCCCGCCTGGTCCACCGACCCCGAGCGCATGGGGCTCGGCTTCGTCTTCATGGAGAACTTCATGGACAGCGTCGAGGTGGAATCCCGCCCCGGCCACGGCACCCGCGTGGTGATGCGGAAGCGTGTCGGCTCCGGATACGGTTCGGCGGCGGCTTCGGGCGGGGCCGTCTGA
- the sigF gene encoding RNA polymerase sporulation sigma factor SigF, with product MAQYTSPPAPESPRGDGEIRDLIARAQRGDREARSRLVEANLKLVRSIAGRFAASGRDPEDLFQLGCIGLLKAVDRFDLHYDVRFSTYAVPMILGEIRRHLRDDGPLRVSRSLKALAQQVYRVQDDLSKELGREPTVAELAARLGVPVEEIVAALEGSRPPASIQEPIHEGDGDPIFLGDQLTEGDVEPAWLDRVALREGIRRLPEREREVLLLRYFRDKTQVEVARLLGISQVQVSRLERRALAQVRRYLTGEA from the coding sequence GTGGCGCAGTACACCAGTCCGCCGGCGCCCGAGTCCCCGCGCGGTGACGGGGAGATCCGTGACCTCATCGCCCGCGCGCAGCGGGGGGACAGGGAGGCGAGGAGCCGCCTCGTGGAAGCGAACCTGAAGCTGGTGCGCTCGATCGCCGGCCGGTTCGCCGCCAGCGGCCGTGACCCCGAGGACCTTTTCCAGCTCGGCTGCATCGGGCTGCTCAAGGCGGTGGACCGGTTCGACCTGCACTACGACGTCCGGTTCTCGACCTATGCCGTGCCGATGATCCTGGGCGAGATCCGCCGCCACCTGAGAGACGACGGCCCCCTGCGGGTGAGCCGCTCCCTGAAGGCCCTCGCGCAGCAGGTATACCGGGTCCAGGACGACCTGTCCAAGGAGCTCGGGCGGGAGCCCACCGTGGCCGAGCTTGCGGCCCGCCTCGGGGTGCCGGTCGAGGAGATCGTCGCCGCGCTGGAGGGCTCGCGGCCGCCGGCCTCCATTCAGGAGCCCATCCACGAAGGGGACGGCGACCCCATCTTTCTCGGCGACCAGCTGACGGAGGGGGACGTGGAACCCGCGTGGCTGGACCGCGTGGCGCTGCGCGAGGGGATCAGGCGGCTCCCGGAGCGGGAGCGCGAGGTGCTGCTTTTGCGATACTTCCGCGACAAGACCCAGGTGGAGGTGGCGCGGCTTCTCGGCATCAGCCAGGTCCAGGTGTCGCGCCTCGAGCGGCGGGCGCTCGCACAGGTGCGACGGTACCTGACCGGTGAAGCGTGA
- a CDS encoding dodecin family protein, whose amino-acid sequence MSTVVKVTELVGQSKQSWQDAVANAVKEAAKTVRNITGVEVYNMTADVSNGEIVEYKANVKIAFAVDPNR is encoded by the coding sequence GTGAGCACCGTGGTCAAGGTCACCGAGCTGGTGGGCCAGTCGAAGCAGTCCTGGCAGGACGCCGTGGCGAACGCCGTGAAGGAGGCGGCCAAGACGGTCCGCAACATCACCGGCGTGGAAGTCTACAACATGACGGCCGACGTCTCCAACGGCGAGATCGTGGAGTACAAGGCGAACGTGAAGATCGCCTTCGCCGTCGACCCGAACCGGTAG
- a CDS encoding HpcH/HpaI aldolase/citrate lyase family protein: MQPKDLPVWRSLLFVPVNVDRFVDKAHTRGADAIQLDLEDSIPPGEKDAARARVQEAAKKVARGGADVVVRINRPWRLALKDLEATISPLVQAVALPKVDSGDHVRMIDEVVSELERERGMEVGTTKFIAMVETAPAFFRAAEIAAASPRVVALTLGAEDFALSVGMLPEPEGLLYPQIHIVIAARAAGILPLGFVGTVAEYRDMEALRATIRRSRRLGFMGASAIHPDQVRVLNEEFRPTEEEVAHARRVIAAYEEAQAAGRGAITVDGQMVDIPIVERARQVLKRHEAILRREAQARAGGDPV, encoded by the coding sequence ATGCAGCCGAAAGACCTCCCTGTCTGGCGTTCCCTCCTCTTCGTTCCGGTCAACGTCGACCGCTTCGTCGACAAGGCGCACACCCGGGGGGCGGATGCGATCCAGCTCGACCTGGAGGACAGCATCCCTCCGGGCGAGAAGGACGCCGCCCGGGCAAGGGTGCAGGAAGCGGCGAAGAAGGTCGCCCGGGGCGGCGCCGACGTCGTGGTGCGCATCAACAGGCCGTGGCGCCTGGCGCTCAAGGACCTGGAGGCCACGATCTCACCCCTGGTGCAGGCCGTGGCCCTGCCGAAGGTGGATAGCGGCGACCACGTGCGCATGATCGACGAGGTCGTCTCCGAGCTCGAGCGGGAGCGCGGGATGGAGGTGGGCACCACCAAGTTCATCGCCATGGTGGAGACCGCCCCGGCCTTCTTCCGGGCGGCGGAGATCGCCGCGGCGTCCCCCCGGGTCGTGGCCCTCACTCTGGGGGCCGAGGACTTCGCACTCTCGGTCGGCATGCTGCCCGAGCCGGAAGGCCTGCTGTACCCGCAGATCCACATCGTGATCGCGGCGCGGGCGGCCGGGATCCTCCCGCTCGGCTTCGTGGGCACCGTGGCGGAGTACCGCGACATGGAGGCGCTGCGCGCCACCATCCGCCGCTCCCGCCGGCTCGGGTTCATGGGGGCCAGCGCCATCCACCCCGACCAGGTGCGCGTGCTGAACGAGGAGTTCCGCCCGACCGAGGAGGAAGTGGCGCACGCGCGGCGGGTGATCGCCGCGTACGAGGAGGCGCAGGCGGCGGGGCGGGGGGCGATCACGGTGGACGGCCAGATGGTCGACATCCCGATCGTCGAGCGGGCCCGGCAGGTCCTGAAGCGCCACGAGGCGATCCTGCGGCGGGAGGCTCAGGCCCGTGCCGGCGGCGACCCCGTGTGA
- the lysA gene encoding diaminopimelate decarboxylase has protein sequence MHLYGTQTVNDKGHLVVGGCDAVELAREFGTPLYVMDEAFIRQNARAYVQAFRERWDRFAVAYAAKAFFCTAMAALAHQEGLHLDVASGGEIATALAAGVPAERLFFHGNNKSPDELALAVASGVGRIVVDNLYELSLLRAEAARQGARPRIYLRLTPGVSAHTHHYITTGQLDSKFGIPIETGDALAAVREALRTPEVELVGLHAHIGSQIFDLNSFRVAAARMMAFCAAVRRETGWTCSELDLGGGLGVRYTAEDDPRPIEELVAVLTEAVAEQAAALDLPLPRLVVEPGRSIVGEAGVTLYTVGAIKEIPGVRTYLAVDGGMNDNPRPALYQARYEVVVANRMRAERVRRVTVAGRACESGDILVHDADVAADVEPGDVLAVLVTGAYNYSMASTYNRFPRPAVVFVQDGRAEVVVRRETWDDVRAHDVLPPRLRPAGAAEEAAATGAGPDAVPVERG, from the coding sequence GTGCACCTGTACGGTACGCAGACGGTGAACGACAAGGGCCACCTGGTGGTGGGCGGGTGCGACGCGGTGGAACTCGCCCGCGAGTTCGGCACGCCCCTGTACGTGATGGACGAGGCGTTCATCCGGCAGAACGCCCGCGCCTACGTGCAGGCGTTCCGGGAGCGCTGGGACCGGTTCGCCGTGGCGTATGCCGCCAAGGCCTTCTTCTGCACGGCGATGGCGGCACTCGCCCACCAGGAGGGTCTCCACCTCGACGTGGCGTCCGGTGGCGAGATCGCCACCGCGCTCGCCGCGGGCGTGCCGGCGGAGCGGCTGTTCTTCCACGGCAACAACAAGTCGCCGGACGAGCTGGCGCTGGCCGTCGCCAGCGGGGTCGGGCGCATCGTCGTGGACAACCTGTACGAGCTGTCCCTTCTCCGGGCCGAGGCGGCCCGGCAGGGCGCGCGGCCCCGCATCTACCTGCGGCTGACGCCCGGCGTCTCCGCGCACACCCACCACTACATCACGACAGGGCAGCTCGACTCGAAGTTCGGCATCCCCATCGAGACCGGCGACGCCCTGGCGGCCGTCCGGGAGGCGCTGCGAACCCCCGAGGTCGAGCTGGTGGGGCTGCACGCGCACATCGGCTCCCAGATTTTCGACCTGAACAGCTTCCGGGTGGCGGCCGCCCGGATGATGGCGTTCTGCGCGGCAGTCCGCCGGGAGACGGGCTGGACCTGCTCCGAGCTCGACCTGGGCGGCGGGCTCGGCGTGCGCTACACGGCGGAGGACGACCCGCGGCCGATCGAGGAACTGGTGGCGGTGCTGACGGAGGCGGTGGCCGAGCAGGCGGCGGCGCTCGACCTGCCGCTGCCGCGCCTCGTGGTCGAGCCCGGCCGCTCGATCGTCGGCGAGGCCGGGGTGACCCTCTACACGGTCGGGGCGATCAAGGAGATCCCGGGCGTACGCACGTACCTGGCCGTGGACGGCGGTATGAACGACAACCCCCGCCCGGCGCTGTACCAGGCACGGTACGAGGTCGTGGTGGCCAACCGCATGCGCGCCGAGCGGGTGCGGCGCGTGACGGTGGCCGGGCGGGCCTGCGAGTCCGGCGACATCCTCGTCCACGACGCCGACGTGGCCGCCGACGTGGAGCCCGGCGACGTGCTGGCCGTGCTCGTCACCGGGGCATACAATTACAGTATGGCCTCCACCTACAACCGCTTCCCCCGGCCGGCGGTCGTGTTCGTGCAGGACGGCCGGGCCGAGGTCGTGGTGCGGCGTGAGACCTGGGACGACGTGCGCGCGCACGACGTGCTGCCGCCCCGGCTGCGGCCCGCCGGCGCCGCCGAGGAGGCGGCCGCGACGGGGGCCGGACCCGACGCCGTGCCGGTCGAAAGGGGATAG
- a CDS encoding DnaJ family domain-containing protein, translating into MGEKLSTHWTRQGPGPIATKGYRSWVEEQIEEARARGDFDNLPGKGQPLDLSRDPFAERDWLVHHVLRNARVLPEWIELDREIREGIRWLKAHPGHPERAARVRELNRRIDRFNLLVPSVSLQKPRLPEGF; encoded by the coding sequence GTGGGGGAGAAGCTTTCGACCCACTGGACCCGGCAGGGCCCGGGCCCGATCGCCACGAAGGGCTACCGGTCCTGGGTGGAGGAGCAGATCGAGGAGGCCCGGGCCCGGGGCGACTTCGACAACCTGCCGGGCAAGGGGCAGCCCCTGGACCTGAGCCGCGACCCGTTCGCCGAGCGGGACTGGCTGGTGCACCACGTCCTCCGGAATGCCCGCGTCCTGCCCGAGTGGATCGAACTGGACCGCGAGATCCGCGAGGGGATCCGCTGGCTGAAGGCCCACCCGGGCCACCCCGAGCGGGCGGCCAGGGTGCGGGAGCTGAACCGCCGGATCGACCGGTTCAACCTGCTCGTGCCTTCGGTGTCGCTGCAGAAGCCCCGGCTCCCCGAGGGATTCTGA
- a CDS encoding CBS domain-containing protein: MQLIVPHASTDLDALGSAAGLRVLYPGATIVLPGLVLPGAAAFASLHRYHLPTRTPRDVDLDRVELLVVADTADPGRLGALSAVARRPGVRVHLYDHHPREPGDLQAEVEVTEPVGATATLVAELLEESGAPFSPQVATALLLGIYADTSFLTLPSTTPRDARAVAFLLERGASPALAERFVSPDLTPPQQELLSQLLRTERLHTVRGVKIRIAPGETRNYVGGLALVVHRLLDLRPAAATFVAVRMGDRVHVVGRSEVPWVDVRSVLATFGGGGHPGAASAVVRSTDVGGVVAALLERLEATVGPPLTARDLMKSPVRAISPDRTVAEAERLMLRYGYSGLVVTEGERVVGVVSRADAERARRHGLAHAPVKGVMARQPIVVGPDTPLDEMQAVMIERGVGRLPVVEGGRLVGIVTRSDLLGELYGSAAPHWHRRLHGSPGEGAAEATARIRERAAGLPPAALRILLAAGRIARDTAQPAYAVGGFVRDLLLGRPNMDIDIAVEGDGIAFAEQLARALGGQVHPVPRFGTAHVHLPDGVRVDVATARREFYEYAAALPRVEDADLREDLYRRDFTINALAVRLTPEGPGEVVDFFGGYADLRAGLIRVLHSLSFVEDPTRVLRAIRFACRYGMRLEDETARLAGEAVRSDLLLRVSAERLRNELILILGEPAAGACLAALADLGALEQVLPGVRWGEPVRAALAGAERLLSGDGAADEPLPAAIRQLAGAVEPWLLRAACLAPGLAAGGPSAGLPERLRLRRRPRTVLAHVLGHWREALGILNTPGLLPSRVVEVLEGWPAEGLALLWILGRGSPVAGYVLRFLESWRHVRARVSARDLQQAGIPEGPAYRHALAAARRARLDGRAATREEELAAAIAAARAWAAQREGEAHAG, translated from the coding sequence ATGCAGCTCATCGTCCCCCACGCCAGCACCGACCTGGACGCCCTGGGCTCGGCGGCCGGTCTGCGGGTCCTGTACCCCGGGGCGACCATCGTGCTGCCCGGCCTGGTCCTCCCGGGGGCGGCGGCGTTCGCCTCGCTGCACCGGTACCACCTGCCGACCAGGACCCCCCGGGACGTGGACCTCGACCGGGTCGAGCTCCTGGTGGTCGCCGACACCGCCGACCCGGGGCGCCTCGGCGCGCTGTCGGCGGTGGCGCGACGCCCCGGGGTCCGGGTCCACCTGTACGACCATCACCCCCGGGAGCCGGGGGACCTCCAGGCCGAGGTCGAGGTGACCGAGCCGGTCGGCGCCACGGCCACGCTGGTCGCCGAGCTCCTGGAGGAGTCGGGGGCGCCCTTCAGCCCGCAGGTGGCCACGGCGCTGCTCCTCGGCATCTACGCGGACACCAGCTTCCTGACCCTCCCGTCCACGACGCCCCGCGACGCCCGGGCCGTCGCCTTCCTCCTCGAGCGCGGCGCCAGCCCGGCCCTGGCCGAACGCTTCGTGAGCCCTGACCTGACCCCGCCGCAGCAGGAGCTTCTTTCCCAGCTCCTGCGGACCGAGCGCCTCCACACCGTCCGGGGGGTCAAGATCCGGATCGCCCCGGGCGAGACCCGGAACTACGTGGGAGGGCTCGCCCTCGTCGTGCACCGGCTGCTGGACCTGCGCCCGGCGGCCGCGACGTTCGTGGCCGTGCGCATGGGCGACCGCGTCCACGTGGTGGGACGGAGCGAGGTGCCCTGGGTGGATGTGCGCTCGGTGCTCGCCACCTTCGGCGGGGGAGGGCACCCCGGGGCCGCCTCGGCGGTGGTGCGAAGTACCGACGTCGGTGGGGTCGTGGCGGCCCTCCTCGAGCGGCTGGAGGCCACGGTCGGCCCCCCGCTCACCGCCCGCGACCTGATGAAGAGCCCGGTGCGGGCGATCTCGCCGGACCGGACGGTCGCCGAGGCGGAGCGGCTCATGCTGCGGTACGGCTACTCCGGCCTGGTCGTCACCGAGGGGGAGCGCGTCGTGGGGGTCGTGTCGCGGGCCGACGCCGAGCGGGCCCGGCGCCACGGCCTGGCCCACGCCCCGGTGAAGGGGGTCATGGCCCGCCAGCCGATCGTGGTCGGCCCCGACACGCCGCTGGACGAGATGCAGGCCGTCATGATCGAGCGCGGGGTGGGGCGGTTGCCGGTGGTCGAGGGGGGCCGCCTGGTGGGCATCGTCACCCGGAGCGACCTCCTGGGCGAGCTCTACGGCAGCGCCGCTCCGCACTGGCACCGGCGGCTTCACGGCTCGCCCGGCGAGGGGGCGGCGGAGGCGACGGCCCGCATCCGGGAGCGTGCGGCAGGGCTGCCGCCGGCCGCCCTCCGGATCCTCCTGGCCGCGGGCCGGATCGCCCGGGACACGGCCCAGCCCGCCTACGCGGTCGGCGGGTTCGTCCGGGATCTCCTCCTGGGCCGGCCGAACATGGACATCGACATCGCGGTCGAAGGCGACGGCATCGCCTTCGCGGAGCAGCTCGCCCGGGCGCTCGGCGGTCAGGTGCACCCCGTGCCCCGCTTCGGCACCGCCCATGTCCATCTCCCGGACGGGGTCCGGGTCGACGTGGCCACCGCCCGGCGCGAGTTCTACGAGTACGCCGCCGCCCTGCCCCGGGTTGAGGACGCTGACCTGCGGGAGGACCTCTACCGGCGGGACTTCACCATCAACGCGCTGGCGGTCCGCCTCACCCCCGAGGGCCCCGGCGAAGTCGTCGACTTCTTCGGGGGGTACGCCGACCTGCGGGCCGGCCTCATCCGGGTGCTCCACTCCCTCAGCTTCGTCGAGGACCCGACCCGGGTGCTCCGGGCGATCCGCTTCGCGTGCCGCTACGGCATGCGCCTGGAGGACGAGACCGCCCGGCTCGCCGGGGAGGCGGTCCGCAGCGACCTGCTGCTGCGGGTGAGCGCCGAGCGGCTCCGGAACGAGCTGATCCTCATCCTGGGGGAGCCGGCCGCCGGTGCCTGCCTGGCCGCCCTGGCCGACCTCGGCGCCCTGGAGCAGGTCCTGCCCGGCGTGCGCTGGGGCGAACCGGTGCGGGCGGCGCTGGCCGGGGCGGAGCGCCTCCTTTCCGGGGACGGCGCCGCGGATGAGCCCCTGCCGGCCGCCATCCGGCAGCTCGCCGGCGCGGTCGAGCCCTGGCTCCTGCGGGCGGCCTGCCTGGCGCCGGGCCTGGCGGCCGGCGGACCTTCCGCCGGCCTCCCGGAGCGCCTCAGGCTCCGGCGGCGTCCCCGGACGGTGCTCGCGCACGTGCTCGGCCACTGGCGGGAAGCGCTCGGCATCCTGAACACCCCGGGGCTTCTGCCGTCCCGGGTCGTCGAGGTTTTGGAGGGCTGGCCCGCCGAGGGACTGGCGCTGCTCTGGATCCTCGGCCGGGGGTCGCCGGTGGCGGGGTACGTCCTCCGCTTCCTGGAATCGTGGCGGCACGTGCGGGCCCGGGTGAGCGCCCGCGACCTGCAGCAGGCCGGGATCCCGGAGGGACCCGCGTACCGCCACGCGCTGGCCGCGGCGCGCCGGGCGCGCCTCGATGGCCGTGCAGCGACCCGGGAAGAGGAACTGGCCGCCGCCATCGCCGCCGCCCGGGCATGGGCGGCGCAGCGGGAGGGGGAAGCGCATGCCGGGTGA
- a CDS encoding site-2 protease family protein, translating to MPGDDFLTRLLLAAPGILIALVFHEYAHARVAYAFGDPTPRLQGRLTLDPRAHLDWLGVIVLLMSNFRFGWARPVQVNVYKLRPRVAGELAVSLAGIAMNVLLAILFVVAAGLSRPLVQGPLGFNVVRMFGLAAEINLWLAIFNFLPVPPLDGWRFFRRLIPGFAGSRLADWLDQFGMFALMLLIVFPSGQVILRLLLQPFRWLLVGTVEGVSGFLLGLLS from the coding sequence ATGCCGGGTGACGACTTCCTGACGCGGCTGCTCCTGGCCGCGCCGGGGATCCTGATCGCGCTGGTCTTCCACGAGTACGCGCACGCCCGGGTGGCGTACGCCTTCGGCGACCCGACCCCGCGCCTCCAGGGCCGGCTCACCCTGGACCCCCGGGCGCACCTGGACTGGCTGGGCGTGATCGTGCTCCTCATGAGCAACTTCCGGTTCGGGTGGGCCCGGCCCGTGCAGGTCAACGTCTACAAGCTCCGGCCGCGGGTGGCCGGCGAACTCGCCGTGTCGCTGGCGGGGATCGCGATGAACGTCCTGCTGGCGATCCTGTTCGTCGTCGCCGCGGGCCTGAGCCGGCCGCTGGTTCAGGGGCCGCTCGGCTTCAACGTGGTCCGGATGTTCGGGCTCGCGGCGGAGATCAACCTCTGGCTGGCGATCTTCAACTTCCTCCCCGTCCCGCCCCTGGACGGCTGGCGGTTCTTCCGCCGCCTGATCCCCGGCTTCGCCGGCAGCCGCCTCGCCGACTGGCTCGATCAGTTCGGCATGTTCGCCCTCATGCTGCTCATCGTCTTCCCCTCCGGTCAGGTCATCCTGCGCCTGCTGCTGCAGCCCTTCCGGTGGCTCCTCGTCGGCACCGTGGAGGGCGTGTCCGGGTTCCTCCTGGGACTCCTGTCGTGA